In Candidatus Poribacteria bacterium, a single window of DNA contains:
- a CDS encoding zf-HC2 domain-containing protein — protein sequence MQRHSTTQTIRCEYVHSVLEEYLAGELNTDTQAAIEIHLATCQDCQNELDFALEIGEAVQELPKPQPPAEVFNQVAAYVQSHPKPAAQGWFDSLKQVLRGLSFRPVAVGAVAASFIILVTFGAYQQHQQSLQIEQATHELSYALSTVHYAMQKTEFALYEGLPSNEVMMVPRRALLFTLDEINTTTNNRFSQMIYKSLAIFNKINWKEIDQ from the coding sequence ATGCAACGACATTCGACAACACAAACAATACGTTGTGAATACGTGCATTCGGTTTTGGAAGAGTACCTTGCCGGTGAACTGAACACAGACACTCAAGCAGCAATTGAAATACATTTAGCTACATGTCAGGATTGTCAAAATGAGTTGGACTTCGCGCTTGAGATTGGCGAAGCGGTGCAAGAATTGCCGAAACCTCAACCACCTGCCGAGGTCTTTAATCAAGTTGCTGCCTACGTTCAATCTCATCCAAAGCCCGCTGCTCAGGGGTGGTTTGATTCATTGAAGCAGGTACTACGTGGGTTGTCCTTTCGCCCGGTTGCAGTTGGAGCCGTAGCCGCTAGTTTCATTATCCTCGTGACATTCGGCGCATACCAGCAGCATCAGCAATCTTTACAAATTGAACAGGCTACCCATGAACTCAGTTATGCCTTGAGCACCGTGCACTACGCGATGCAAAAAACGGAGTTTGCCCTTTATGAGGGACTTCCTTCTAACGAAGTAATGATGGTACCACGTAGGGCATTACTGTTTACACTAGATGAGATTAACACCACTACGAATAACCGCTTTTCACAGATGATTTATAAAAGCCTTGCGATATTCAATAAAATCAATTGGAAGGAGATAGATCAATAA
- a CDS encoding DUF4252 domain-containing protein, producing MKYYRNLIWPIVLLSGLLIIIRSSVAEAQEETNIRGHIAFDFPKTSEPNIEINLSGKLIRLVAKAAKNDQEAAKLLEMLEGVYVRGYRSGDTDFGEVSRYYKNKLKEEGWEVIAKVKEDDETFEVHTLFDQDIINGLFIMIAETEQTIFVNVFGRINPEQIGELLDSLDVDDLGNLDIGMHNFDVDVEDRNRGFGLHIERSVLEELDWRFEGTDISVISAETTNGAITFEDSVRDEVIVRASKKVRARGIAGAEAFAKKVHVYAERDGKEIKIYKKHPKPPKGVDVSVAYEIQCPAGVSANLHTTNGSIDLKLSGNFSGQIDAKTSKGRVLSDFPIPFTDKSEKQLAGKIGDGGSAKVKLRTTDGNINVKKW from the coding sequence ATGAAATACTACAGAAACCTTATCTGGCCCATTGTGCTTCTATCAGGCCTTCTCATCATTATTAGAAGCAGTGTCGCTGAAGCACAAGAGGAAACCAATATCAGAGGACACATCGCCTTTGATTTCCCGAAAACCTCAGAACCGAACATCGAGATTAATTTGAGCGGGAAACTGATTAGGCTCGTTGCCAAAGCAGCGAAGAACGATCAGGAAGCAGCTAAATTGCTTGAGATGTTGGAAGGAGTATATGTGCGTGGCTACCGTAGCGGCGATACAGATTTTGGCGAAGTCAGCCGTTATTATAAAAATAAGCTGAAAGAAGAAGGTTGGGAAGTCATCGCCAAAGTCAAGGAAGACGATGAAACTTTTGAGGTGCACACCCTTTTCGATCAGGATATTATAAATGGGCTTTTCATTATGATAGCAGAGACTGAGCAGACGATCTTCGTGAATGTCTTCGGACGGATTAACCCGGAACAGATTGGCGAATTGTTAGACAGTTTGGATGTCGACGATCTTGGTAATTTAGATATAGGTATGCACAATTTTGATGTAGATGTAGAGGACCGGAATAGGGGATTCGGACTACATATCGAGAGAAGTGTATTGGAGGAATTGGATTGGAGGTTTGAAGGTACAGACATCTCGGTCATCTCTGCAGAGACTACCAACGGCGCGATTACGTTTGAAGATTCTGTCCGGGATGAAGTGATTGTCCGTGCTTCCAAAAAGGTACGTGCGCGCGGCATAGCGGGTGCAGAGGCATTTGCAAAAAAGGTTCATGTTTACGCCGAGCGAGATGGAAAAGAAATAAAAATTTATAAAAAACATCCCAAACCACCAAAAGGTGTCGATGTTAGTGTTGCCTATGAAATTCAATGTCCGGCTGGCGTTAGCGCGAACCTGCATACAACCAATGGTTCAATTGATTTGAAGCTATCCGGGAATTTCTCCGGTCAAATTGACGCAAAAACGAGTAAGGGGCGAGTGCTCTCGGATTTCCCTATTCCCTTCACCGATAAATCAGAAAAGCAGCTCGCCGGCAAAATTGGCGACGGTGGATCAGCAAAAGTCAAATTGCGAACCACAGATGGAAACATCAATGTGAAGAAGTGGTAG